A stretch of Deltaproteobacteria bacterium DNA encodes these proteins:
- a CDS encoding polyprenyl synthetase family protein, translating to MSFQLDSYLRDQSARVERLLEQALGRVAVDAAPKLREAMAYALLGGGKRLRPILVIASCSALGREPNAAELDFACALEMIHTYSLIHDDLPCMDDDDLRRGKPTVHKAFGEAMAVLAGDALLTDAFALAAGGSESTRAKLCFELATAAGSRGMVSGQVDDVDGKSATMAELQRVHARKTGALIRAACRGPAIEDSALPKLTTYGEQLGIAFQIADDILDATGDAKATGKATGKDAQKGRVGYPQLLGLDGARRAADEAAEAAVDALVGLPGDKEALEALARYTVSRDR from the coding sequence ATGAGCTTCCAACTCGACTCGTACCTGCGCGATCAAAGCGCGCGCGTGGAGCGGCTGCTCGAGCAAGCGCTCGGGCGTGTGGCCGTCGATGCCGCGCCCAAGCTGCGCGAGGCGATGGCGTACGCACTCCTCGGCGGCGGCAAGCGGCTGCGGCCGATCCTCGTCATCGCCAGCTGCAGCGCCCTCGGGCGCGAGCCCAACGCGGCCGAGCTCGACTTCGCGTGCGCGCTGGAGATGATTCATACCTACTCGCTCATCCACGACGACCTGCCGTGCATGGACGACGACGATCTGCGTCGCGGCAAGCCCACGGTGCACAAGGCGTTCGGCGAAGCCATGGCCGTGCTCGCCGGCGATGCGCTGCTGACGGATGCGTTTGCGCTCGCGGCGGGTGGATCGGAATCGACGCGCGCCAAGCTTTGCTTCGAGCTCGCGACGGCTGCGGGTTCGCGCGGGATGGTCAGCGGCCAGGTCGACGACGTCGACGGCAAGAGCGCGACGATGGCCGAGCTCCAGCGCGTGCACGCGCGCAAGACGGGCGCGCTCATTCGCGCCGCCTGTCGTGGGCCGGCGATCGAAGACAGCGCGCTCCCGAAGCTGACGACGTACGGCGAGCAGCTCGGCATCGCCTTCCAGATTGCCGACGACATCCTCGACGCGACCGGTGACGCGAAGGCGACCGGCAAGGCGACCGGGAAGGACGCGCAGAAGGGCCGGGTGGGTTATCCGCAGTTGCTCGGGCTGGACGGCGCGCGTCGGGCAGCGGACGAGGCCGCAGAGGCCGCTGTCGATGCGCTCGTGGGGCTGCCGGGCGACAAAGAAGCGCTCGAGGCGTTGGCGCGCTATACCGTGAGTCGCGATCGCTGA
- a CDS encoding efflux RND transporter periplasmic adaptor subunit — protein sequence MNHKLIVGALLALAACSQGEKKEDPTAPEPPAIHVETVAVANAPMPHELPLTGQLVANQQSEVAANGAGRVVKTLVERGTYVKEGTTLLQLDTKSAQLSEAEAKANLSTAMAAQELADTLCKRNQELFDKGAISKEEWERTGNQCKTSAATVEAAHARADMAAKTLSDATVRAPFSGMIGERYVSVGEYVQPATRVVSLVELDPLRLQLTVPEADIGQVQEGREVSFKVDAFADRKFTGTVKFVDPTVRSNTRDLIVEAVVENPDHVLKPGMFATAHLQLPDEPLPVVPKTAIFSEGSTAHLFAVVDKHVEERIVQLGPERDGKVAVLDGLKAGDTVVAQLSDAVKDGVPVK from the coding sequence ATGAATCACAAGCTCATCGTCGGAGCGCTGCTCGCCCTCGCGGCCTGCAGCCAGGGCGAGAAGAAGGAAGATCCCACGGCGCCGGAGCCGCCCGCGATCCACGTGGAGACCGTGGCCGTGGCCAACGCGCCCATGCCGCATGAGCTGCCGCTGACCGGCCAGCTGGTCGCGAACCAGCAGTCCGAGGTCGCGGCGAACGGCGCGGGCCGCGTGGTGAAGACGCTGGTCGAGCGCGGCACGTACGTGAAGGAAGGAACCACGCTGCTCCAGCTCGACACCAAGAGCGCGCAGCTCTCCGAGGCCGAGGCGAAGGCGAACCTCTCGACGGCCATGGCCGCGCAGGAGCTGGCCGACACCCTCTGCAAGCGCAACCAGGAGCTCTTCGACAAGGGCGCCATCTCCAAGGAGGAGTGGGAGCGCACGGGCAATCAGTGCAAGACGTCGGCGGCGACCGTGGAGGCCGCGCACGCTCGCGCCGACATGGCCGCGAAGACGCTCAGCGACGCCACCGTCCGCGCGCCGTTCTCCGGAATGATCGGCGAGCGCTACGTGAGCGTGGGCGAGTACGTGCAGCCGGCGACGCGGGTGGTGAGCCTGGTCGAGCTCGACCCCTTGCGCCTGCAGCTCACCGTGCCCGAGGCCGACATCGGCCAGGTGCAGGAGGGCCGCGAGGTGAGCTTCAAGGTCGACGCCTTCGCCGACCGCAAGTTCACCGGCACCGTGAAGTTCGTGGACCCCACCGTGCGCAGCAACACCCGCGACCTCATCGTGGAGGCCGTCGTCGAGAACCCGGACCACGTGCTCAAGCCGGGCATGTTCGCGACCGCCCATCTCCAATTGCCGGATGAGCCGCTGCCCGTGGTGCCCAAGACCGCCATCTTCTCGGAAGGCTCGACCGCGCACCTGTTCGCCGTGGTCGACAAGCACGTGGAGGAGCGCATCGTCCAGCTCGGGCCCGAGCGCGACGGCAAGGTCGCCGTGCTCGACGGTCTCAAGGCCGGCGACACCGTGGTCGCGCAGCTCTCCGACGCCGTGAAGGACGGCGTGCCCGTCAAGTAG
- a CDS encoding response regulator: MAERRPKVTIVDDDRDTREMLTLALDLEGYDVAQAANGIRLISSLHVDRPDVILLDVMMSWIDGFELCRSIKKNEEFKDIPVIFISARKTPEDVQKGIAAGAADYFTKPVDIEKLIARINQFVKRPAPESTTPARG; encoded by the coding sequence CGATGACCGCGACACGCGGGAGATGCTCACGCTCGCCCTGGACCTCGAGGGCTACGACGTGGCCCAGGCGGCCAACGGCATCCGCTTGATCAGCAGCCTGCACGTCGATCGCCCGGATGTGATCTTGCTCGACGTGATGATGAGCTGGATCGACGGCTTCGAGCTCTGTCGCTCCATCAAGAAGAACGAAGAGTTCAAAGACATCCCCGTGATCTTCATCAGCGCGCGCAAGACGCCCGAAGACGTGCAGAAGGGCATCGCCGCCGGCGCGGCCGACTACTTCACCAAGCCTGTGGACATCGAGAAGCTCATCGCGCGCATCAACCAATTCGTTAAGCGGCCCGCTCCCGAGAGCACCACGCCCGCCCGCGGATGA
- a CDS encoding TlyA family RNA methyltransferase has protein sequence MSSGKQRVDKLLVDRGLASTRTKAAAMVMAGQVFVGERRVEKAGELLRPDVELQLKGEEKYVSRGGFKLEAALEHFHVDVAGKVALDVGASTGGFTDCLLQRGATRVYAVDVGTHQLHEKLRADPRVISHEQVNARELTEAIVKEPVQVIVIDVSFISLKLVLPSALRFLAPGGVLAALVKPQFEAGKGEVGKGGVVRDPVVRQKCIDGIVTFASNECGLNVRGVIDSPIAGPAGNVEALLVAEKPATAAPTSTGPA, from the coding sequence GTGAGCTCTGGCAAGCAGCGCGTCGACAAGCTGCTCGTCGATCGCGGGCTGGCCTCGACGCGAACCAAGGCCGCCGCCATGGTGATGGCCGGCCAGGTGTTCGTCGGCGAGCGGCGCGTCGAGAAGGCCGGCGAGCTCCTGCGGCCCGACGTCGAGCTGCAGCTCAAGGGCGAGGAGAAGTACGTCTCGCGCGGCGGGTTCAAGCTGGAGGCCGCGCTCGAGCATTTTCACGTCGACGTCGCGGGCAAGGTCGCGCTCGACGTGGGCGCATCGACCGGCGGCTTCACGGATTGTCTGCTCCAGCGCGGCGCCACGCGCGTCTACGCCGTCGACGTGGGCACGCACCAGCTGCACGAGAAGCTTCGCGCCGATCCGCGCGTCATCAGCCACGAGCAGGTGAACGCCCGCGAGCTCACCGAAGCCATCGTCAAAGAGCCGGTGCAGGTCATCGTCATCGACGTCTCGTTCATCTCGCTCAAGCTGGTGCTGCCCAGCGCGCTGCGCTTCCTCGCGCCCGGCGGCGTGCTCGCGGCGCTGGTGAAGCCGCAGTTCGAGGCAGGCAAGGGCGAGGTGGGCAAGGGCGGCGTGGTGCGTGATCCCGTCGTGCGTCAGAAGTGCATCGACGGCATCGTCACCTTCGCGTCGAACGAGTGCGGCTTGAACGTGCGCGGCGTGATCGACTCGCCGATTGCGGGGCCCGCAGGAAACGTCGAAGCGCTGCTCGTCGCCGAGAAGCCCGCTACTGCCGCGCCGACCAGTACTGGTCCGGCGTGA
- a CDS encoding OmpA family protein: MTNRLLAGLCAALLLLPATAFAQAAGGDDWEGFKPAASGTAPAPATGTPPPPPPTAPAPANTTAPASTTSAKPTSTSTAPASTAATTSSTSAASTNPATAPMTTLAPLDNKEPAPKLVSTKETVQPGSEPHDPSTLHNSLTDPANLRDAAGENGQVGVLHVSSAHFGRAGMLHLSASGQYFRSNDFPVLDASDTRTAGVFAGGYNFTNWLQAYVNYTVAANTNTKSAPHLIQDQGDAQVGLAAGYEVYKGLSLGLDARLLLSPGTGNQDVSRSVFGFAPTALVTYDFHALSPQVPLRAHVNLGVVLDKTTSFSNGHTLTAAEEFALQTQKYNRFQISGALEAGLPVATPYIEYTGFIPLGASDLIAPDNTSVSTGEAFNESLGLGVRVTAVQDLTINAAVDLGLARTVAYGIPATMPWNLLFGVTYTVDPFGTGSNKVVEKTYEKQAPAALAAAPAPTTGRVEGTALDGVTGKPISGVLVAFLDHDLPPVATDANRGHFQSYELAPGAVKLNVQHEGYQPATADATVEAGKVSSVEVRLMPEAKPVAAAMGNLIVKVTARKKPVAAKVTATAGTGAPIDIPPNAPATALPAGHYTITVLADGFDAQSKEVDVAAEKTGTESFSLKAAKAPAADGVAAPKKPMVVVIKNKIVIKQQVHFATNKAVILRDSYTLLDQVADAIKTNGLKHVVVEGHTDNVGAKDANLKLSQDRAAAVRAYLLKKGIGEDALEAKGFGDSKPIAPNMTAKGREMNRRVEFTITEK, from the coding sequence ATGACGAACCGACTCCTCGCCGGGCTTTGCGCCGCCCTCCTCCTCCTGCCGGCCACGGCATTTGCACAGGCCGCCGGTGGCGATGATTGGGAGGGCTTCAAGCCGGCCGCTTCGGGCACGGCGCCCGCGCCGGCGACCGGGACGCCCCCGCCTCCGCCGCCCACCGCGCCTGCGCCCGCCAACACCACGGCTCCCGCATCCACCACGAGCGCGAAGCCCACTTCCACCTCGACCGCGCCCGCTTCGACCGCGGCCACGACGTCGTCGACCTCCGCGGCGTCGACCAATCCCGCGACCGCGCCGATGACCACGCTCGCGCCGCTCGACAACAAGGAGCCCGCGCCCAAGCTGGTGAGCACCAAGGAGACGGTGCAGCCCGGCAGCGAGCCGCACGATCCTTCGACGCTGCACAACTCGCTCACCGATCCCGCGAACCTCCGCGACGCCGCGGGTGAGAACGGCCAGGTGGGCGTGCTGCACGTCTCGAGCGCGCACTTCGGCCGCGCGGGCATGCTGCACCTCTCGGCGAGCGGTCAGTACTTCCGCTCCAACGACTTCCCCGTGCTCGACGCGAGCGACACGCGCACCGCCGGCGTCTTCGCGGGCGGCTACAACTTCACCAACTGGCTGCAGGCGTACGTGAACTACACGGTTGCGGCCAACACCAACACCAAGTCCGCGCCGCACCTCATCCAGGACCAGGGCGACGCGCAGGTGGGCCTCGCCGCCGGCTACGAGGTCTACAAGGGCCTCTCGCTGGGCCTCGACGCGCGCTTGCTGCTCTCGCCGGGCACGGGCAACCAGGACGTCTCGCGCAGCGTGTTCGGCTTCGCCCCCACGGCGCTCGTGACCTACGACTTCCACGCCCTCTCGCCGCAGGTGCCGCTGCGCGCGCACGTGAACCTGGGCGTGGTGCTCGACAAGACCACCTCCTTCAGCAACGGCCACACCCTCACCGCCGCCGAGGAGTTTGCGCTCCAGACGCAGAAGTACAACCGCTTCCAGATCAGCGGCGCCCTCGAGGCCGGTCTGCCCGTGGCCACGCCGTACATCGAGTACACCGGCTTCATCCCGCTGGGCGCGAGCGACCTCATCGCCCCGGACAACACCTCGGTCTCCACGGGCGAGGCGTTCAACGAGTCCCTCGGCCTGGGCGTGCGGGTCACCGCGGTGCAGGACCTGACCATCAACGCCGCGGTGGACCTCGGCCTGGCGCGCACCGTCGCCTACGGCATTCCGGCGACCATGCCTTGGAACCTGCTCTTCGGTGTGACGTACACCGTCGACCCGTTCGGCACCGGCTCCAACAAGGTCGTGGAGAAGACCTACGAGAAGCAGGCGCCCGCCGCGCTCGCCGCCGCGCCCGCGCCCACCACGGGCCGCGTGGAGGGCACCGCGCTCGACGGCGTCACCGGCAAGCCCATCTCAGGAGTGCTGGTGGCCTTCCTCGACCACGACCTCCCGCCCGTCGCCACCGACGCCAACCGCGGCCACTTCCAGAGCTACGAGCTGGCGCCCGGCGCGGTGAAGCTCAACGTGCAGCACGAGGGCTACCAGCCGGCGACCGCCGACGCGACCGTCGAGGCCGGCAAGGTGAGCAGCGTCGAAGTTCGCCTGATGCCCGAGGCCAAGCCCGTCGCCGCCGCCATGGGCAACCTCATCGTGAAGGTGACCGCGAGGAAGAAGCCGGTCGCCGCCAAGGTCACCGCCACCGCGGGCACCGGCGCGCCCATCGACATCCCGCCGAACGCGCCTGCCACCGCGCTGCCCGCCGGCCACTACACCATCACCGTGCTCGCCGACGGCTTCGACGCCCAGTCGAAAGAGGTCGACGTGGCCGCCGAGAAGACCGGCACCGAGTCGTTCAGCCTCAAGGCCGCCAAAGCCCCGGCCGCCGACGGTGTGGCCGCGCCGAAGAAGCCGATGGTGGTGGTGATCAAGAACAAGATCGTCATCAAGCAGCAGGTGCACTTCGCCACCAACAAGGCCGTCATCCTGCGCGACTCGTACACCCTGCTCGACCAGGTGGCCGACGCCATCAAGACCAACGGCCTCAAGCACGTGGTCGTCGAGGGCCACACGGACAACGTCGGCGCCAAGGACGCGAACCTCAAGCTCTCGCAGGATCGCGCCGCGGCCGTCCGCGCCTACCTCCTGAAGAAGGGCATCGGCGAGGACGCGCTCGAGGCCAAGGGCTTCGGCGACTCCAAGCCCATCGCGCCCAACATGACCGCCAAGGGCCGCGAGATGAACCGGCGCGTCGAGTTCACCATCACCGAGAAGTAG
- a CDS encoding TolC family protein has translation MGFGPSAHALQPLDQFVASAHSQNVSESASRANLQVAQAQADVALGRQLPAIAARGAYTFNQYAQALPAGSFGVIPPTPPATEPTKLPPVDLTITPQNQLDGTATIQVPLVDLASFQRIAAARTNAEAANHQLDNVKLLVDSQVVQNYYQLVANMAVVTSAKRALEVAKSSQKQTRDRVSAGASPSIDGDRADAEVERQVQLLASSQLQVSLAAQQLYTSSGLLPDLANGEPPLTDDLHPEPPLDQFKPVEGGTPAQQAAASSTEASRQQSRAARLQLVPSLGGNGTEHVSNYKGFSNQNISFQAVVALTWALDYSTFANMRLTDGQLALAEANQVGVDLQTRDAIHNAWAAIDAAIARAKSARVQVQVTRHAQEMAQDRYNAGAATQLEVTTAERDAFTADVARIQADADLINARLQLRLATGRDPFAAPGATP, from the coding sequence GTGGGCTTCGGGCCCTCGGCGCACGCGCTGCAGCCGCTGGACCAGTTCGTGGCCAGCGCGCACTCGCAGAACGTGAGCGAGAGCGCGAGCCGCGCCAACCTCCAGGTGGCGCAGGCCCAGGCCGACGTCGCTCTCGGTCGGCAGCTCCCCGCGATCGCCGCGCGCGGTGCCTACACCTTCAACCAGTACGCCCAGGCGTTGCCGGCGGGCTCGTTCGGCGTGATCCCACCGACGCCGCCTGCCACGGAGCCCACGAAGCTTCCGCCCGTCGATCTCACGATCACGCCGCAGAACCAGCTCGACGGCACGGCGACGATTCAAGTCCCGCTGGTCGACCTCGCGAGCTTCCAGCGCATCGCTGCCGCGCGCACCAACGCCGAGGCTGCGAACCACCAGCTCGACAACGTGAAGCTGCTGGTGGACTCGCAGGTGGTGCAGAACTACTACCAGCTGGTGGCGAACATGGCCGTGGTCACCTCGGCCAAGCGCGCGCTGGAGGTCGCCAAGAGCAGCCAGAAGCAGACGCGTGATCGCGTGTCGGCGGGCGCCTCGCCCTCGATCGATGGCGACCGCGCAGACGCCGAAGTGGAGCGCCAGGTTCAGCTGCTGGCTTCGTCGCAACTTCAAGTTTCGCTCGCCGCGCAGCAGCTCTACACCAGCTCCGGGCTCCTGCCCGATCTCGCGAACGGCGAGCCTCCGCTGACGGACGACCTGCACCCCGAGCCGCCGCTCGATCAGTTCAAGCCCGTGGAGGGCGGAACGCCGGCGCAGCAAGCCGCGGCGTCGAGCACCGAGGCCAGCCGGCAGCAGAGCCGGGCCGCGCGCCTGCAGCTGGTGCCGAGCCTGGGCGGCAACGGCACCGAGCACGTGTCGAACTATAAGGGCTTCAGCAACCAAAACATCTCGTTCCAGGCCGTGGTGGCCCTCACCTGGGCGCTCGATTACTCCACGTTCGCGAACATGCGGCTCACCGACGGTCAGCTCGCGCTGGCCGAGGCGAACCAGGTGGGCGTCGATCTCCAGACGCGCGACGCCATCCACAACGCCTGGGCCGCCATCGACGCGGCCATCGCCCGCGCGAAGTCGGCGCGGGTGCAGGTGCAGGTCACGCGGCACGCGCAGGAGATGGCGCAGGACCGCTACAACGCCGGCGCGGCCACCCAGCTCGAGGTGACCACCGCCGAGCGCGACGCCTTCACGGCCGACGTCGCGCGAATCCAGGCCGACGCCGACCTCATCAATGCCCGCCTCCAGCTCCGGCTGGCCACGGGCCGCGATCCCTTTGCTGCACCCGGAGCCACACCATGA
- a CDS encoding TetR/AcrR family transcriptional regulator, whose amino-acid sequence MARRPQFSDEDLLDAARAVFIARGTRATTAEVAERAGVSEGTIFHHFKTKEALFRAALHPKRDEPPEISGLEARVGQGEVGENVREFATSVLDWLRARLPLLMLAWAEADAKERQQLMCDADPINARAVRVLAGYLEAESRLGRLRRVDAEIAARVVLGSLFDYVRAEIVEGGRGGLPLPAPMFVRGLVDIFLHGMTPPARGKKRAAARAHH is encoded by the coding sequence ATGGCCCGCCGACCCCAGTTCTCCGACGAGGATCTCCTCGACGCCGCGCGGGCGGTCTTCATCGCGCGCGGCACCCGGGCCACCACCGCCGAGGTCGCCGAGCGGGCCGGCGTGTCGGAAGGCACGATCTTCCACCACTTCAAGACCAAGGAGGCGCTCTTCCGCGCCGCCTTGCACCCCAAGCGCGACGAGCCGCCCGAGATCTCCGGGCTGGAGGCGCGCGTGGGGCAGGGCGAGGTGGGCGAGAACGTCCGCGAGTTCGCGACGTCGGTGCTCGATTGGCTCCGCGCGCGGCTGCCGCTGTTGATGCTCGCCTGGGCCGAGGCCGACGCCAAGGAGCGGCAGCAACTGATGTGCGACGCGGATCCCATCAATGCGCGCGCCGTCCGCGTGCTCGCCGGCTACCTGGAGGCCGAGAGCCGGCTCGGTCGGCTGCGCCGCGTGGACGCGGAGATCGCCGCGCGCGTGGTGCTGGGCAGCCTCTTCGACTACGTGCGCGCGGAGATCGTCGAGGGCGGGCGGGGCGGGCTGCCGCTGCCGGCGCCGATGTTCGTGCGCGGCCTGGTCGACATCTTTCTTCACGGAATGACGCCGCCTGCCCGCGGTAAGAAGCGGGCCGCGGCGCGCGCACACCACTAG
- a CDS encoding 1-deoxy-D-xylulose-5-phosphate synthase produces MALLDRIQNPADLRRLPRAELPALCAELRDAMVAACTPVGGHLGGSLGAVELIVALHRAFDTPRDLLVIDTGHQAYAHKLLTGRRALLEKLRQEGGAAGFLERHESEFDAWGAGHASTGLSAAIGLAEASARLGQNRRVAVLVGDGALTGGLSFEALNNLGTRDVTIVLNDNGMSIAPNVGAIAKLLGNTSADPMESLRRVGNSIAMSLRSGQRPHLEALAPGPRAFFEALGISYLGPVDGHDVEALERALADAKSRRGPVLVHARTQKGRGLALAEADVETRGHAMGPFDAQGRLIKKAGPPSFTDVFADGLAQLMEGDERIVAITAAMPDGTGLARVARRFPDRVFDVGIAEAHAVTFAAGLAAGGLRPVVAIYSTFMQRALDGVIHDVCLQNLPVTFALDRAGLVGGDGATHQGAFDVAYLRAIPNLALMAPSDENELRHLLATAVMHNGPAAIRFPRGAGPGAKMDPVPQPQQLGRARVYLRTAVRAECTVLALGPALHAAALAARTLADEGLRVTVVDARFVKPLDEDAVLEAATLGPIVTVEHAALAGGFGSAVLELLESKNVNARVKRLGLPDAFVAHGDANAQYAKLGLDAAGIASAVRALVRVRAAEDAS; encoded by the coding sequence ATGGCGCTGCTCGACCGCATCCAGAACCCCGCCGACCTCCGACGGCTGCCGCGCGCCGAGCTTCCCGCGCTCTGCGCCGAGCTGCGCGACGCGATGGTCGCCGCGTGCACACCCGTGGGCGGTCACCTCGGCGGCTCGCTGGGCGCGGTGGAGCTGATCGTGGCCCTGCACCGCGCGTTCGATACGCCGCGGGACCTGCTCGTCATCGACACCGGACACCAGGCGTACGCGCACAAGCTGCTCACGGGGCGTCGCGCGCTGCTCGAGAAGCTGCGCCAGGAAGGCGGCGCGGCGGGCTTTCTCGAGCGGCACGAGAGCGAGTTCGATGCCTGGGGGGCAGGGCACGCTTCGACCGGATTGTCTGCTGCGATTGGACTCGCGGAGGCATCCGCGCGGCTGGGGCAGAACCGGCGTGTGGCGGTTCTCGTGGGCGATGGCGCGCTCACCGGCGGGCTCTCGTTCGAGGCGCTGAACAACCTCGGCACGCGCGACGTGACCATCGTGCTCAACGACAACGGCATGAGCATCGCGCCGAACGTGGGCGCGATCGCGAAGCTGCTCGGAAATACATCGGCAGACCCGATGGAATCGCTTCGCCGCGTCGGGAATTCCATCGCCATGTCGCTGCGAAGTGGGCAGCGGCCGCACCTCGAGGCGCTCGCGCCCGGGCCGCGCGCGTTCTTCGAGGCGCTCGGGATTTCGTATCTCGGTCCAGTCGACGGTCACGACGTGGAGGCGCTGGAGCGCGCGCTCGCGGACGCCAAGTCGCGGCGCGGGCCGGTGCTGGTGCACGCGCGCACGCAGAAGGGCCGCGGCCTCGCGCTCGCCGAGGCCGACGTCGAGACGCGCGGCCACGCCATGGGCCCGTTCGATGCCCAGGGGCGGCTTATCAAGAAGGCGGGGCCGCCGAGCTTCACCGACGTGTTCGCGGATGGTTTGGCGCAGCTCATGGAAGGCGACGAGCGCATCGTGGCCATCACCGCGGCCATGCCGGATGGCACCGGGCTCGCGCGCGTCGCTCGACGCTTTCCGGACCGCGTGTTCGACGTGGGCATCGCCGAGGCGCACGCGGTGACGTTCGCGGCGGGGCTCGCGGCGGGTGGACTGCGGCCCGTCGTCGCGATCTATTCGACCTTCATGCAGCGCGCGCTCGACGGCGTGATCCACGACGTCTGTCTGCAAAACCTTCCGGTTACATTTGCGCTCGATCGAGCGGGGCTGGTGGGCGGTGACGGCGCCACGCACCAGGGCGCGTTCGATGTCGCCTATCTGCGCGCGATTCCCAACCTCGCGCTCATGGCGCCGAGCGACGAGAACGAGCTGCGGCACCTGCTCGCGACGGCCGTGATGCACAACGGTCCGGCGGCGATTCGCTTTCCGCGAGGCGCGGGCCCGGGCGCGAAGATGGATCCCGTGCCGCAGCCGCAGCAACTCGGGCGCGCGCGCGTGTACCTGCGCACGGCCGTGCGCGCGGAGTGCACGGTGCTCGCGCTCGGGCCGGCCTTGCACGCGGCTGCCCTGGCTGCACGCACGCTTGCCGATGAGGGGCTTCGCGTGACCGTCGTCGACGCGCGCTTCGTGAAGCCGCTCGATGAAGACGCCGTCCTCGAGGCCGCGACGCTCGGGCCCATCGTGACCGTGGAGCACGCGGCGCTCGCCGGCGGATTCGGTTCGGCGGTGCTCGAGCTGCTCGAGTCGAAGAACGTGAACGCGCGCGTGAAGCGGCTCGGGCTGCCGGACGCGTTCGTGGCCCACGGCGACGCGAACGCGCAGTACGCCAAGCTCGGCCTCGACGCCGCCGGAATCGCCTCGGCGGTGCGCGCGCTCGTGCGCGTGCGCGCGGCCGAGGACGCTTCGTGA
- a CDS encoding PEGA domain-containing protein — translation MKRLVSFALAAALLVPAAAQAKGAAKAADKAGGCKLKLDIGPPDTEIWIDGQKKGTAEKLKEVSLSPGNHELVLKHKGDERSDQVTLKKGATTSFQWKFEDDRPKPPPSDDDAQQAAAPGGDAPAQAPSDSPPSGEGEGMK, via the coding sequence ATGAAGCGCCTCGTTTCGTTCGCCCTCGCCGCCGCCCTGCTGGTGCCCGCGGCAGCCCAGGCCAAGGGTGCCGCCAAGGCCGCCGACAAGGCCGGCGGCTGCAAGCTCAAGCTCGACATCGGTCCGCCCGACACCGAGATCTGGATCGACGGCCAAAAGAAGGGTACCGCCGAGAAGCTGAAGGAAGTCTCTCTCTCGCCCGGAAACCACGAGCTCGTCCTCAAGCACAAGGGCGACGAGCGCAGCGATCAGGTGACGCTCAAGAAGGGCGCCACCACCAGCTTCCAGTGGAAGTTCGAGGACGATCGCCCCAAGCCGCCGCCCTCGGACGACGACGCGCAGCAGGCCGCTGCCCCCGGCGGCGACGCGCCCGCCCAGGCGCCCAGCGACTCGCCCCCGAGCGGCGAGGGCGAGGGGATGAAGTAG